A stretch of the Papaver somniferum cultivar HN1 chromosome 6, ASM357369v1, whole genome shotgun sequence genome encodes the following:
- the LOC113288010 gene encoding homeobox protein knotted-1-like LET6 — protein MEGSGGGSSSDHHGATAASLMSFRGNNVSTGGGGSRSNGLSSMLMVMAPPPHHHPQPNSSEMVNNNDTLFLPLSSNNNNQNLGSSYHHHLQMYGDHDNDKHAAAGYYFMMKHNNIDKQHDNTSSSSFKRAKIMAHPHYLRLLTAYINCQKIGAPAEVVKKLEEIFASEESRMSSSSSSGGLGSLGEDPGLDQFMEAYCEMLSKYEQELTKPFKEAMIFISNIEAQLKNLTISTSSDHHSGRNNESSEEDFDASENFIDPQADDKELKIQLLRKYSGYLGSLKQEFLKKRKKGKLPKDARQQLMDWWTRYYKWPYPSETQKLALAESTGLDQKQINNWFINQRKRHWKPSEDMQFVVMDAAHMHPSHQYYIDNLLTPNPFSIDYSCAPSSLM, from the exons ATGGAGGGAAGTGGTGGAGGAAGTAGCAGTGATCATCATGGTGCAACAGCTGCCAGTTTGATGAGTTTTAGAGGAAATAACGTGagtactggtggtggtggtagtagaaGTAATGGTCTTTCATCTATGTTGATGGTGATGGCTCCTCCACCTCATCACCATCCTCAACCTAATTCTTCAGAAATGGTTAACAACAACGACACTCTGTTTCTTCCTCTCTCTTCAAATAACAACAACCAAAACTTAGGATcttcttatcatcatcatcttcagatGTATGGTGATCATGACAATGACAAACACGCAGCAGCTGGCTATTACTTCATGATGAAGCACAACAATATTGATAAGCAGCATGACAACACCAGTAGTAGTTCTTTCAAAAGAGCTAAGATCATGGCTCATCCTCACTACCTTCGTCTCTTAACTGCCTACATCAACTGTCAGAAG ATTGGAGCACCAGCTGAAGTGGTCAAAAAGTTAGAGGAAATATTTGCATCAGAGGAGAGCAGGATGAGTAGTAGTAGTAGCAGTGGTGGTCTTGGATCCTTAGGAGAAGATCCAGGTCTTGATCAGTTCATGGAAGCTTACTGTGAGATgctttcaaaatatgaacaagaaCTTACCAAACCTTTCAAAGAAGCCATGATTTTCATCTCTAATATTGAAGCTCAGTTGAAAAACCTTACCATTTCTACTTCTTCGGATCATCATTCTG GTCGAAATAACGAATCATCCGAGGAAGATTTTGATGCTAGTGAGAACTTCATAGATCCTCAAGCAGATGATAAAGAATTGAAAATTCAGCTTTTGCGCAAGTATAGTGGATACCTCGGCAGTCTAAAGCAGGAGTttttgaagaagagaaagaaagggaAACTACCTAAGGACGCAAGGCAACAGTTAATGGATTGGTGGACTAGATATTATAAGTGGCCCTACCCATCG GAGACACAGAAATTAGCGCTGGCAGAGTCGACAGGGCTTGATCAAAAGCAGATAAACAACTGGTTCATAAATCAAAGGAAGCGGCACTGGAAACCGTCAGAGGACATGCAGTTTGTTGTGATGGATGCAGCTCATATGCACCCTAGTCATCAATACTACATTGATAACCTCCTGACGCCTAATCCTTTCTCAATCGACTACTCATGTGCACCATCATCGTTGATGTGA
- the LOC113288011 gene encoding adenylyltransferase and sulfurtransferase MOCS3-like, with protein sequence MKSNGFDSSSSLIHQELEKLKAEKKAIEYRISILEAQFSNDTTAKESDSSSCPNSLLNLDSNSEHGLSSDMIYRYSRHLLLPNFGVKGQSNLLKSSILVIGAGGLGSPALLYLAACGIGRLGIVDHDVVELNNLHRQIIHAEAYIGQSKVKSAAAACRAINSTIQIEEYKEAFRTSNALEIMSKYDIVVDATDNAPSRYMINDCCVVLGKPLISGAAVGLEGQLTIYNHNGGPCYRCLFPAPPPSTACQRCSDSGVLGVVPGVIGCLQALEALKVASDVGEPLSGRMLLFDALSAKIRIVKLRGRSLHCEACGENAEFTPQVFQNFDYEKFTQTPLSTAPMKLKLIPENARISSKEYKEKVVHGEPHILVDVRPAHHFNIVSLPKSLNVPLSTLEAKLPAIVSALKDERERKGLDSSSSASLYVVCRRGNDSQRAVDYLHKMGFTSAKDIIGGLESWAQNVDPGFPSY encoded by the exons ATGAAATCTAATGGATTTGACTCATCTTCATCACTCATTCATCAAGAACTTGAGAAATTGAAAGCTGAGAAGAAAGCTATAGAATACAGAATATCGATTTTAGAAGCTCAATTTAGTAATGATACTACTGCTAAAGAAAGTGATTCTAGTTCTTGTCCTAATTCATTATTGAACTTAGATTCAAATTCAGAACATGGGTTGTCTTCAGATATGATTTATAGGTACAGTCGTCATCTATTGCTTCCTAATTTTGGAGTAAAAG GGCAGTCTAATCTTTTGAAATCATCGATTTTGGTGATTGGTGCTGGAGGGTTGGGTTCACCTGCCTTGTTATATCTTGCAGCTTGTGGAATTG GCCGCTTGGGTATTGTAGATCATGATGTCGTTGAGCTTAATAATCTGCATCGGCAG ATCATCCATGCTGAAGCATATATCGGTCAGTCAAAAGTGaaatctgctgctgctgcttgtcGGGC GATTAACTCCACTATTCAGATAGAGGAGTACAAAGAAGCGTTTAGGACATCCAATGCTTTGGAAATTATGAGCAA ATATGATATAGTTGTAGATGCTACAGACAATGCTCCGAGCCGGTATATGATCAATGATTGCTGTGTTGTGTTGGGAAAG CCTCTGATCTCAGGTGCTGCTGTAGGATTGGAAGGACAG CTCACTATTTACAATCACAACGGAGGTCCATGCTATAGATGCTTATTTCCAGCACCACCCCCATCAACTGCTTGTCAGAGATGCTCAGACAGTGGGGTTCTAGGAGTAG TCCCGGGTGTCATTGGCTGCCTCCAAGCTCTAGAGGCTTTAAAGGTTGCAAGTGATGTTGGTGAACCCCTGTCAGGCCGGATGCTTCTCTTTGATGCACTATCAGCAAAAATCCGTATT GTCAAGCTAAGAGGAAGATCTTTACACTGTGAAGCCTGCGGAGAAAATGCAGAATTTACCCCTCAGGTTTTCCAAAATTTTGACTATGAGAAGTTTACGCAAACTCCATTGTCCACG GCACCCATGAAACTGAAGCTGATCCCTGAGAATGCCAGAATAAGCAGTAAAGAATATAAAGAGAAAGTTGTTCATGGAGAACCACACATATTAGTCGATGTGCGCCCTGCGCACCACTTCAATATCGTTTCTCTCCCGAAGTCGTTGAATGTTCCACTCTCAACATTAGAAGCAAAACTGCCAGCAATTGTTTCAGCTTTGAAAGATGAGAGAGAGCGCAAAGGTCTTGATTCTAGCTCAAGTGCTTCACTTTACGTAGTATGTAGAAGAGGCAATGATTCACAAAGAGCAGTCGATTACCTTCACAAAATGGGTTTTACTTCGGCCAAGGATATTATTGGTGGATTAGAGTCTTGGGCCCA